In the Kwoniella mangroviensis CBS 8507 chromosome 3, whole genome shotgun sequence genome, one interval contains:
- a CDS encoding 40S ribosomal protein eS1 codes for MAVGKNKRLSKGKKGIKKKVVDPFSRKEWYDIKAPSFFENRNAGKTLVNRTQGLKNANDSLKGRVVELSLADLNNDQEQGFRKIKLKVEDVSGKNLLTSFAGMDFTTDKIRSVVRKWQSLIEAHVDVKTTDGYLLRLFAIGFTKRQFNQVKKTTYAQSSQVREIRAKMVEIMKREAEGSDLKELVQKFVPESIGREIEKAAKGIYPLHNVYVRKCKIIKAPKIDASKLLEHHGEATDVNTGAKVVKSGEFVEPEVLESV; via the exons ATGGCTGTCGGAAAAAACAAGAGGTTGTCCAAAGGAAAAAAGGGTAttaagaagaaggttgtCGACCCCTTCTCCCGAAAGG AATGGTACGACATCAAGGCCCCTTCATTCTTCGAGAACCGAAATGCCGGTAAAACTCTTGTAAACCGAACACAAGGTCTTA AAAACGCCAACGACTCTCTCAAGGGACGAGTGGTCGAACTTTCTCTTGCCGATCTTAACAACGACCAAGAGCAAGGTTTcaggaagatcaagttgaaggTTGAGGATGTCTCC GGAAAGAACCTTCTTACCTCTTTCGCCGGTATGGACTTCACCACCGACAAGATCCGATCCGTTGTACGAAAATGGCAATCTTTGATCGAAGCTCACGTTGATGTCAAGACCACCGATGGATACTTGTTGAGATTGTTCGCTATTGGATTCACCAAGAGGCAATTCAACCAAGTCAAGAAGACCACCTACGCCCAATCTTCTCAAGTCAGAGAGATCAGAGCTAAGATGGTTGAGATCATGAAGAGGGAAGCTGAAGGTTCAGACTTGAAGGAATTGGTTCAAAAATTCGTTCCTGAATCAATTGGTCgagaaattgaaaaagccgccaag GGAATTTACCCTCTCCACAACGTCTACGTGAGAAAAtgcaagatcatcaaggcTCCTAAGATTGATGCTTCCAAGCTTCTCGAACATCACGGTGAGGCCACCGATGTCAACACCGGTGCCAAAGTAGTCAAATCAGGAGAATTCGTCGAACCCGAAGTACTCGAGTCCGTATAA